In Ovis aries strain OAR_USU_Benz2616 breed Rambouillet chromosome 16, ARS-UI_Ramb_v3.0, whole genome shotgun sequence, one DNA window encodes the following:
- the NKX2-5 gene encoding homeobox protein Nkx-2.5 produces the protein MFPSPALTPTPFSVKDILNLEQQQRSLAAGELSARLEATLAPASCMLAAFKPEAYAGPEAAAPSFPELRAELGPAPSPAKCAPAFSAAPAFYPRAYGDPDPAKDHRADKKELCALQKAVELEKPEPDSAERPRARRRRKPRVLFSQAQVYELERRFKQQRYLSAPERDQLASVLKLTSTQVKIWFQNRRYKCKRQRQDQTLELVGLPPPPPPPARRIAVPVLVRDGKPCLGDAAPYAPAYGVGLNAYGYNAYPAYPGYGGAACSPGYSCTAAYPAGPPPTQTATAAANNNFVNFGVGDLNAVQSSGIPQGNSGVSTLHGIRAW, from the exons ATGTTCCCCAGCCCCGCGCTCACGCCCACGCCGTTCTCGGTCAAAGACATCTTGAacctggagcagcagcagcgcaGCCTGGCTGCCGGGGAGCTCTCGGCGCGCCTGGAGGCCACTCTGGCGCCCGCCTCCTGCATGCTGGCCGCCTTCAAGCCCGAGGCCTACGCGGGGCCAGAGGCCGCGGCGCCCAGCTTCCCCGAGCTGCGCGCAGAGCTGGGCCCCGCGCCCTCGCCCGCCAAGTGCGCGCCCGCCTTCTCAGCCGCCCCCGCTTTCTATCCGCGTGCCTATGGCGACCCCGACCCTGCCAAGGACCATCGAGCCGATAAGAAAG AGCTGTGCGCACTGCAGAAGGCGGTGGAACTGGAGAAGCCAGAGCCGGACAGCGCCGAGCGACCGCGCGCGCGACGGCGGAGGAAGCCGCGCGTGCTTTTCTCGCAGGCGCAGGTCTACGAGCTGGAGCGGCGCTTCAAGCAGCAGCGGTACCTGTCGGCTCCCGAGCGCGACCAGCTGGCCAGCGTGCTGAAGCTCACGTCCACGCAGGTCAAGATCTGGTTCCAGAACCGGCGCTACAAGTGCAAGCGGCAACGGCAAGACCAGACTCTGGAGCTGGTGgggctgccgccgccgccgccgccgccggcccgCAGGATCGCGGTGCCAGTGCTGGTGCGCGATGGCAAGCCTTGCCTAGGGGACGCGGCGCCCTACGCGCCAGCCTACGGCGTGGGCCTCAACGCCTACGGCTACAACGCCTACCCTGCCTACCCCGGGTACGGGGGCGCGGCTTGCAGCCCCGGCTACAGCTGCACCGCTGCTTACCCGGCCGGGCCGCCTCCGACGCAGACGGCCACGGCCGCTGCCAACAACAACTTCGTGAACTTCGGCGTCGGGGACTTGAACGCGGTGCAGAGCTCTGGGATTCCGCAGGGCAACTCGGGAGTGTCCACGCTGCACGGCATCCGAGCCTGGTAG